The following are encoded in a window of Nitrospirota bacterium genomic DNA:
- a CDS encoding SUMF1/EgtB/PvdO family nonheme iron enzyme, with protein MRSLISLAFLSVVLTISHPQLATSALLSDDMALVPAGEFLMGNPAGSDDLPDEQPQRLISTTSFWIDRYEVTNDAYARFVQTTGHRAPANANPASNLWENNLPISGIGTHPVVNVSWEDAVAYCTWIGKRLPTEAEWEKAARGTDGRRYPWGNEWDVRKANSASYWAGRTIDFQSGADWDAFWVQGEGAQISKEKGIKGEVLTMPVGSFPAGVSPYGLSDMAGNVAEWIQDWYNPNYYKDAPLSDPQGPSRGAIKAMRGGSWLKPAISLRTGDRDWGTMDSRPSGTGFRCTKDAF; from the coding sequence GTGCGTTCGTTGATCTCTCTCGCATTCTTGTCTGTTGTCCTGACCATCAGCCATCCGCAATTGGCCACCAGCGCCCTTCTTTCCGACGACATGGCGCTGGTTCCTGCCGGAGAATTCCTCATGGGGAATCCGGCAGGCAGCGATGATCTTCCGGACGAACAACCACAGCGCCTTATCTCGACCACCTCATTCTGGATCGACCGCTACGAAGTGACGAACGATGCCTATGCGCGATTCGTCCAAACGACCGGACATCGTGCGCCGGCGAACGCTAATCCTGCCTCAAATTTATGGGAAAACAATCTACCCATCTCTGGCATCGGCACCCACCCCGTGGTGAATGTCAGTTGGGAGGATGCCGTCGCCTACTGCACGTGGATAGGCAAACGTCTGCCGACTGAAGCGGAATGGGAAAAGGCCGCGCGTGGCACCGATGGCCGTCGCTACCCCTGGGGAAATGAGTGGGATGTCAGAAAGGCCAACAGCGCCAGCTATTGGGCCGGTCGCACCATCGACTTTCAGAGCGGAGCGGACTGGGATGCCTTCTGGGTCCAAGGAGAGGGCGCGCAGATTTCAAAAGAAAAGGGCATCAAGGGTGAGGTGCTCACGATGCCGGTCGGCAGCTTTCCCGCAGGCGTCAGCCCGTACGGACTGTCTGACATGGCCGGCAACGTCGCGGAATGGATACAGGATTGGTATAACCCAAACTACTACAAAGACGCGCCCCTCTCAGATCCTCAAGGGCCGTCCCGTGGCGCAATCAAAGCAATGCGCGGTGGGTCCTGGTTGAAACCGGCGATCAGTCTACGCACGGGCGACCGCGACTGGGGCACGATGGACAGTCGTCCAAGCGGCACCGGCTTTCGCTGTACCAAGGATGCATTCTAG
- a CDS encoding iron-containing redox enzyme family protein, which yields MTRPLTKSRFREELLRLMDRKHHWAWPAFADGTVTVEQLKRHFQQEYGVYVRDFPVFLARIHGQNPPATVRRMLADNIYEEDTGGLSLGKSHPELFLTMMAGLGLPARDFETVRLLPASRRYRAWLDTASNKKDWVVGAAALTIFVEGSVKDRAEIADPSKPKTAEEIEAIVQRHPLVKYHGLSPDAMDLIRAHQLVEAGHRHDAYAMVVNYATTRTQQQAVLSCLKKCLTLWQAYRDAVAKACGLKKT from the coding sequence ATGACACGTCCCTTGACGAAAAGCCGATTCCGCGAAGAACTCTTGCGTCTGATGGACCGCAAACATCATTGGGCCTGGCCGGCATTCGCCGACGGCACAGTCACCGTCGAGCAGCTCAAACGCCACTTCCAACAGGAATATGGCGTCTATGTACGAGACTTTCCTGTCTTCCTGGCCCGCATTCACGGCCAGAATCCCCCGGCCACGGTCCGACGAATGCTCGCCGATAATATTTACGAAGAAGACACCGGTGGGCTCTCGCTGGGCAAATCACACCCGGAATTATTTCTGACCATGATGGCAGGCCTGGGACTTCCGGCTCGTGACTTCGAGACCGTGCGCCTCCTCCCGGCCAGTCGACGCTACCGCGCCTGGCTGGACACCGCCTCAAATAAGAAAGACTGGGTCGTCGGAGCTGCGGCACTGACGATCTTCGTCGAAGGCAGCGTGAAGGACCGCGCCGAAATTGCCGACCCTTCCAAACCCAAAACCGCCGAAGAAATCGAAGCGATCGTCCAGCGCCACCCGTTGGTGAAATACCACGGCCTCTCCCCCGATGCCATGGATCTGATTCGCGCGCACCAACTGGTCGAAGCCGGCCATCGCCACGATGCCTATGCCATGGTCGTGAACTACGCCACCACACGGACACAACAACAGGCCGTCTTGAGCTGTCTCAAGAAATGCCTCACCCTCTGGCAAGCCTATCGCGATGCGGTGGCCAAGGCCTGTGGACTAAAAAAGACCTAA
- a CDS encoding zinc ribbon domain-containing protein, which produces MPIFEYVCGECNHRFELLVYGSTPAACPKCKTTKLEKQISSFGVGGTDGWVLPGNGGGSCGSCGDPRGPGSCSTN; this is translated from the coding sequence ATGCCTATCTTCGAATATGTCTGCGGCGAATGCAATCATCGGTTCGAGCTCTTGGTCTATGGCTCCACGCCTGCGGCCTGTCCCAAGTGCAAGACGACGAAGCTGGAGAAGCAAATTTCTTCGTTCGGAGTCGGAGGCACGGATGGCTGGGTGTTGCCGGGTAACGGCGGCGGTTCTTGCGGAAGTTGCGGTGACCCGCGTGGCCCCGGTTCCTGTTCCACCAATTGA
- a CDS encoding DUF2007 domain-containing protein has product MPMICLAEPQNMGELAMVTSLLEGSGIAYLLENEHVSSLYPGLPILNSRVMIDERDRLAANVLLSRLRLDVRDVSGQA; this is encoded by the coding sequence ATGCCGATGATCTGTCTGGCTGAGCCGCAGAATATGGGTGAGCTGGCGATGGTCACGAGTTTGCTGGAGGGCAGCGGTATCGCGTATCTGCTTGAGAATGAACATGTCAGCAGCTTGTATCCGGGACTCCCCATTCTGAACTCGCGTGTCATGATCGACGAGCGCGATCGGCTTGCTGCGAACGTGCTGTTGAGCCGGTTGCGGCTGGACGTGCGTGATGTGTCGGGACAGGCGTAA
- the hemW gene encoding radical SAM family heme chaperone HemW has protein sequence MPPPLGLYLHIPFCRQRCDFCSFYLEIHREERADAFVRSLLHEIGLSAQQQVAVGRPIQSVYLGGGTPTVLTVAQLIAILSEIRNRFSLTSDCEVTVEGHPSTISAQDLVQLRLAGVIRLSFGAESMEDGDLLRIGRPGTVSETVTAMAMARSSGFTNINLDLMYGLPGQSLVSWKKTLTHCLALQPTHLSCYALTVEQETRLASNIRLERSPSPNEGLQIEMDEAAQRILSDAGYERYEVSNYARPGHACRHNLLYWTNGEYLGFGPSAQSYLGGTRFGNVPNLDAYNHSLTKDLLPIEERITLSKEEQLRDAVIFGLRLIQGIPSHNLYQHALNYGHSALTAQLLAQELIEQDGERSKLSAKGLLQADTIAEKLY, from the coding sequence ATGCCCCCTCCTCTGGGCCTGTACCTCCACATCCCCTTCTGCCGCCAGCGTTGCGATTTCTGCTCGTTCTATCTGGAAATCCATCGCGAGGAACGGGCGGACGCCTTTGTCCGATCGCTCTTGCATGAGATTGGATTATCGGCACAACAACAGGTCGCTGTGGGGCGCCCAATCCAATCCGTCTATCTTGGGGGTGGCACACCGACGGTTCTGACCGTGGCTCAGCTCATCGCCATCCTCTCCGAGATTCGGAACCGGTTTAGCCTCACGTCAGACTGTGAAGTCACCGTGGAAGGCCACCCCTCGACAATCTCCGCGCAGGACCTTGTTCAACTACGTCTGGCCGGTGTGATTCGCCTGAGCTTCGGTGCAGAATCGATGGAGGATGGCGATCTCCTCAGAATCGGTCGGCCCGGCACTGTCAGTGAGACCGTCACAGCTATGGCGATGGCCAGATCCTCCGGCTTCACAAACATCAACCTTGACTTGATGTATGGGTTGCCTGGGCAAAGCCTGGTCAGTTGGAAGAAAACTCTGACCCATTGCCTTGCACTGCAGCCGACACACCTGTCTTGCTATGCACTCACCGTGGAACAGGAGACCAGGCTCGCATCAAATATTCGACTCGAACGGAGTCCCTCGCCTAATGAAGGCCTTCAAATTGAGATGGATGAGGCTGCACAGAGGATACTCTCGGACGCAGGCTATGAGCGATATGAAGTCTCGAACTATGCCAGGCCCGGACATGCCTGCCGCCATAATCTGCTCTATTGGACCAATGGGGAATATCTGGGATTCGGCCCCAGTGCCCAGTCCTATCTAGGCGGAACAAGATTCGGCAATGTCCCAAACCTCGATGCCTACAACCACTCGCTGACAAAAGATCTCCTCCCCATTGAAGAGCGCATCACCCTCTCCAAAGAAGAACAACTCCGCGACGCCGTGATTTTCGGATTACGACTGATCCAAGGAATTCCCTCTCACAACCTGTATCAACATGCTTTGAACTATGGACACAGCGCGCTCACGGCTCAATTGCTTGCGCAAGAATTGATCGAACAAGACGGTGAACGCAGCAAACTATCGGCGAAAGGCCTCCTACAGGCCGACACCATCGCCGAGAAGCTGTACTAG
- the cax gene encoding calcium/proton exchanger produces MKYLFTSWLDYLLIFVPVTIALEVLRTDPLLVFISACLAIIPLAGLLGRATEHLTAHVGAGVGALLNASLGNAAELIIALVALREGLHDVVKASLTGSILGNILLVLGVSMFAGGMKYERQKFNQTAAGTGASLLLLAAVGLIIPALFHYTAADRGVAIERELSLEISIVLFIIYIASLLFSLKTHRHLFAGESHDTSDLGEQPWTKGASIAVLTVATCFVALMSEILVGALEPASHTLGLTQVFVGVILVALVGNAAEHSTAVIVALKNKMDLAYGIAVGSSLQIALLVAPLLVFASYFFGTPLDLIFTPFEVAAVTISVLIVGFVAMDGESNWMEGVMLVGVYVMLSIAFFFLPA; encoded by the coding sequence GTGAAATATCTCTTCACGTCGTGGCTTGATTATCTGCTCATCTTCGTCCCGGTGACGATCGCACTCGAGGTGCTTCGAACCGATCCGCTACTGGTGTTCATCTCGGCCTGCCTGGCCATTATTCCACTCGCCGGCTTGCTCGGTCGAGCCACTGAACATTTAACAGCCCATGTCGGTGCTGGAGTCGGCGCGCTCCTCAATGCGTCGCTGGGCAATGCAGCAGAATTGATTATCGCACTGGTGGCTCTCCGCGAGGGCCTTCATGACGTCGTCAAAGCGTCGCTGACCGGCTCAATCCTGGGAAACATCTTACTCGTTCTTGGCGTCTCGATGTTTGCCGGTGGCATGAAGTATGAGCGGCAGAAGTTTAATCAAACTGCTGCCGGAACGGGTGCCAGCCTTCTGCTTCTCGCCGCTGTCGGGCTCATCATTCCTGCACTCTTCCACTACACCGCGGCCGACCGTGGCGTGGCGATTGAGCGAGAGCTTAGCTTGGAAATATCCATCGTGTTGTTCATTATTTATATCGCAAGTCTCCTGTTTTCCTTGAAGACTCATCGCCATCTCTTTGCCGGAGAGTCGCATGATACATCGGACCTTGGAGAGCAGCCTTGGACCAAGGGTGCATCGATTGCTGTGCTCACCGTGGCGACCTGTTTCGTGGCCCTCATGAGTGAAATATTGGTGGGGGCGCTGGAGCCTGCATCGCACACTCTCGGGCTCACGCAAGTCTTCGTGGGTGTTATCCTTGTCGCGCTTGTGGGTAATGCGGCTGAACATTCTACGGCGGTGATCGTGGCGCTCAAAAATAAGATGGATCTGGCATACGGAATTGCGGTGGGATCTAGCCTGCAGATCGCCTTGCTCGTGGCGCCATTGCTTGTGTTTGCCAGTTATTTCTTCGGGACGCCGTTGGACCTGATTTTTACACCCTTCGAAGTGGCTGCCGTGACCATCTCGGTCCTCATCGTCGGATTTGTCGCGATGGACGGAGAGTCTAATTGGATGGAAGGGGTGATGTTGGTCGGGGTCTATGTAATGCTTTCGATCGCCTTTTTCTTTCTGCCGGCCTAG